GCTGGGTCACTCTAGAGGATCTACTAGTCATATGGATCCAGGCGCAGCCTGGGTGAGCATGGCGAGCATTGCGAGGCCCCACCATCTGACTTGATCGAGGATTGTGGCAGCGCAGCCCCCCAAGTTGGGGGGCGAGCATCGGGGGTTGTCGTCCCGATCGTTACCCGGATGGGCGGAGACGGATGGCGCCAGTAGCGCAGCGGATGGCGCTATCTGGCTCCGGTGAGTTGGTCGGAAGACAGGCCGCGCGCGGCCTGGCTTGCGGCCTTACGAACTAGAGCGAGGACCAGGACAGCCCGCCAGGGCTGGCCTGCCCCGCACGTTCTTTTCCTCTTTCGCCCCGCCACCAAAACAAAGGAAGAAGGCAAGAGAGGAAGAAAGGAAGGCGAACAAAAAGCCGCTGCATCTGTATTCGGTGAGCCTCAAGGTGAATCCGGCCTGACTGTCGCGCGGCCAAAGCCGCGCCTCCACTTGGCCGGATCTAGCGCACCTGGATGCGCGAAGATCCTCAATCTGGAAATGAGCGGCCAAAGGCCGCACATCATAGGCAGACCGCGCAAGCGGTCTTCCGATTGCCTGGCCGGGGCAACCCGGCCAGGCCGCGCCTCAAGCCTCCTGTGGGGCCAAGGTCGCCGCGTCCAGCATACGGGCGCGGTCACGCTGCAAGGTGTCGAGGGTGTGAATCAGGGTGAACACATCGCGTTCGCCAGCGGCGTTTGCGCTATGCAAAAAGGCTTTTGCCGCCTCTCCTAGACTGGTGAGGTACTGCGCGGCTTCGTCATGCGGAATCAGCGTATTCCGACCATCTGACGACATGACCGCGATTCCGGTTTCTGTCGTCACGTCGTCCTCTGGCTCGAACGGGTAAACGGCTCCCTCTACTTCGGGAGCCGTTACCGCTGCATCCCGTGGGTAATGGACTTTCCACAGTTTCTCGTCTGACTGTTCGATCAGGTCGGAAAGGATAGCGCGCGCGGTGTCCAGATCGGGGGCCGTGACGGCAAAGGTCTGCGCTCCGCTGGTGATCTCGCGCCGGACATAATCAAGATGATAAACGGGCATTGGCCGCTTCCTTATGAATGGGGCGGCATGTCCATGACATGCCGCCTTTTTCGATTAAGCCGCGTGATCGGATAGCATCTGAGCAAGGTGCCAGACTGCCTTGTTCAGTTTAATATCGCCGTCAATGCTCTTGACGGGGCGGGCGGTGACGCGCTTGCGGTTGCGTCCGTCTTCATCCCAGCGGAAGCCGGTCATACCGCCACGAATGGCGCTTTCCTGCACGCGATTGGCAACGCGCCAAAGGTCTGCGCCCTGATCCGCTGCGCGGCGTGTGCGGAGATAGCTTTCAGGCGTGAAAGGCATCCGCTCGGCGTCGTCGCCATACTTGGCGATATGGACAGCCTCGGCAAAGCCCTTCTGCTGCCGCTCGGTGAGGGTCTTGCCGGACCATTCCCCGGCAATCTCAAGGGCTTTCCGGCTCTCGTCCAGAACCGTGTAAGAGCCCTCAATGACCTTATCCGTCACCGTTCCCTTATGAGGAACGGAAATCTCTGCCAGTCGGGCATCCTGCACCACCATGCCATTCTCGCACGCAAGGCGCATCATTGCGGCAATGATTTTATAGGCTGATGTGCCATCGTGGGAGTTGAGCAACGCAACCTCGGGGTAAAGGTCGCCAAGGTTCTCATACATGGGGCCGTGGTCCATGTGCCGGAACCGGATCAGGTGTTTCGTGTATTCGGCCTTGCCGGGAATACGGGAGTTTCCCTGCCGCGCCATGACCGGGAAAAATCCCTCAGAGCGGAGACCGCGCACCACTTCAATGGTGGGAATGTAGGTGTAACGATCGGAACGCGATTCATGTTTTGCCTCGGCAAAAATGCTCGGGGCAAGGCGCTGCAACTGCTCGTCGGTGAGCGGCTGAGCGTGACGGTGTGCGCTAACGCGAGAGAGAAAAGACATAGGGTGAGCCTCCTATGGGGTTTCGGAATATGAGGTCGGGGTGGTGTCCCGTCCTCATGTCTTTAATGTATCGCGATACACTAAGGAACGCAAGGAAAAATCGCAGTTTTCCGCGAAAAAATCGCCCGCCCGCACCAAAGCAAACCCATGCCTTTCGTTCGACCCTTAGCGGAGCGTAGGGGCGAAAGGATAGCGCAGCGACGCCTTTCGTCCCGACACCTACAGGTCAGCCGCGACCGCAGATCTAGTCAGATGCGGCCCGCCCTGGCGGGCCGGGAAACGCAGCCACGCGCAGCCACGCGCAGGCCAGGGCGCAGCCCTGGGTGAGCATGGCGAGCATGGCGAGGCCCCACCATCTGACTTGATCGAGGATTGTGGCAGCGCAGCCCCCCAAGTTGGGGGGCGAGCATCGGGGGTTGATCGCAAGGGATGCTTA
The DNA window shown above is from Gluconacetobacter diazotrophicus PA1 5 and carries:
- a CDS encoding DUF932 domain-containing protein is translated as MSFLSRVSAHRHAQPLTDEQLQRLAPSIFAEAKHESRSDRYTYIPTIEVVRGLRSEGFFPVMARQGNSRIPGKAEYTKHLIRFRHMDHGPMYENLGDLYPEVALLNSHDGTSAYKIIAAMMRLACENGMVVQDARLAEISVPHKGTVTDKVIEGSYTVLDESRKALEIAGEWSGKTLTERQQKGFAEAVHIAKYGDDAERMPFTPESYLRTRRAADQGADLWRVANRVQESAIRGGMTGFRWDEDGRNRKRVTARPVKSIDGDIKLNKAVWHLAQMLSDHAA